A single window of Dermacentor albipictus isolate Rhodes 1998 colony chromosome 1, USDA_Dalb.pri_finalv2, whole genome shotgun sequence DNA harbors:
- the LOC135901045 gene encoding uncharacterized protein: protein MKLLNIAVVSAVVCLAVAGPAPKKGAPVAAPAAGKEEKIEARGGFFGGPVGHGGGYGGGAAHGHAAGGHQGGFATGAQGYNQGSAGFAGGESVRNVQGYNNQMGYSSNTGFSKTDSNRHGAGFGQHSGGFAGGAAGQQAGFGQTGFGQAGGIGH, encoded by the exons ATGAAG CTCCTGAACATCGCCGTTGTGTCCGCCGTGGTCTGCCTGGCTGTCGCTGGGCCTGCGCCCAAGAAAGGCGCCCCAGTAGCAGCACCAGCTGCAGGCAAGGAAGAGAAGATTGAAGCACGAGGTGGTTTTTTCGGTGGCCCTGTTGGACACGGAGGTGGCTACGGAGGAGGCGCCGCCCATGGCCACGCCGCGGGCGGCCACCAAGGTGGCTTCGCCACTGGCGCCCAGGGCTACAACCAGGGATCCGCTGGCTTTGCAGGTGGCGAATCAGTTAGGAACGTGCAAGGCTACAACAACCAAATGGGTTACAGCTCTAACACTGGCTTCTCGAAGACCGACTCAAACCGCCACGGAGCTGGTTTCGGCCAGCACTCGGGAGGCTTCGCCGGCGGAGCCGCTGGTCAACAGGCTGGTTTTGGCCAGACTGGCTTCGGACAAGCCGGCGGAATTGGCCACTAG